In the Kineococcus mangrovi genome, one interval contains:
- the hflX gene encoding GTPase HflX yields the protein MNQRRVSATEQSTEPTTGPAHEDRAADRDQEFDRAIARILRGHGDPQAGEAQEVPEEPADGHTAWDGDQLDLADRRALRRAAGLSTELADVTEVEYRQLRLERVVLAGVWSSADSNRTEAEVSLQELSALAATAGSDVLAGVLQRRSTPDVATYLGAGKAAALAELVAAEGADTVVCDGELSASQRRGLEDIVKVKVVDRTAVILDIFAQHAKSREGKAQVELAQLEYLLPRLRGWGESMSRQAGGRVAGGAGIGSRGPGETKIELDRRRIRGRMAKLRREIRGMGTARVEKRSLRHARAVPSVSIAGYTNAGKSSLLNRLTGAGVLVENALFATLDPTVRRAQTPEGRPYTLADTVGFVRSLPHQLVEAFRSTLEEVAESDLVLHVVDGSHPDPEGQLAAVRGVLADLYAERDAKPVAEVVAVNKADVADPEVLDRLLRKEENAVAVSARTGAGIEELLARIAEQLPVPDVELEVCVPYDRGDLVHRVHTTGQVLQEEHTADGTRLLARVRPRLAAELDRYRMSRTA from the coding sequence ATGAACCAGCGCCGCGTCTCCGCGACGGAGCAGTCGACGGAACCCACGACGGGCCCCGCGCACGAGGACCGTGCCGCCGACCGCGACCAGGAGTTCGACCGGGCCATCGCCCGCATCCTGCGCGGCCACGGGGACCCGCAGGCCGGGGAGGCGCAGGAGGTGCCCGAGGAGCCGGCCGACGGTCACACCGCGTGGGACGGCGACCAGCTCGACCTCGCTGACCGTCGCGCCCTGCGCCGCGCGGCGGGCCTGTCCACCGAGCTGGCCGACGTCACCGAGGTCGAGTACCGGCAGCTGCGGCTCGAACGGGTCGTCCTGGCCGGGGTGTGGTCCAGCGCGGACTCCAACCGCACCGAGGCCGAGGTCTCCCTGCAGGAGCTGTCCGCCCTCGCCGCGACGGCCGGCTCGGACGTCCTCGCGGGGGTCCTGCAACGCCGCTCCACCCCCGACGTCGCGACCTACCTCGGGGCGGGCAAGGCGGCCGCCCTGGCCGAGCTCGTCGCCGCCGAGGGGGCGGACACCGTGGTCTGCGACGGCGAGCTGTCGGCCTCCCAGCGCCGCGGCCTCGAGGACATCGTCAAGGTCAAGGTCGTGGACCGGACGGCCGTGATCCTCGACATCTTCGCCCAGCACGCCAAGAGCCGGGAGGGCAAGGCCCAGGTCGAGCTCGCCCAGCTGGAGTACCTGCTCCCGCGCCTGCGCGGGTGGGGTGAGTCGATGTCCCGGCAGGCCGGTGGCCGGGTCGCCGGCGGTGCCGGGATCGGCTCGCGCGGTCCCGGTGAGACGAAGATCGAGCTGGACCGCCGCCGCATCCGCGGCCGGATGGCCAAGCTGCGCCGGGAGATCCGGGGCATGGGCACCGCCCGGGTGGAGAAGCGTTCGCTGCGGCACGCCCGCGCCGTCCCCTCGGTGTCCATCGCCGGGTACACCAACGCCGGGAAGAGCTCGCTGCTCAACCGGCTCACCGGGGCCGGTGTCCTCGTCGAGAACGCCCTGTTCGCGACGCTGGACCCGACGGTCCGGCGCGCGCAGACCCCCGAGGGGCGGCCGTACACCCTGGCCGACACCGTCGGGTTCGTCCGCTCGCTGCCGCACCAGCTCGTCGAGGCGTTCCGCTCGACCCTGGAGGAGGTCGCCGAGTCCGACCTCGTCCTGCACGTGGTCGACGGCTCGCACCCCGACCCCGAGGGCCAGCTCGCGGCCGTGCGGGGGGTCCTGGCGGACCTGTACGCCGAGCGGGACGCCAAACCCGTCGCCGAGGTCGTGGCCGTCAACAAGGCGGACGTGGCCGACCCCGAGGTCCTGGACCGGCTGCTGCGCAAGGAGGAGAACGCGGTCGCCGTCTCCGCGCGCACCGGCGCGGGGATCGAGGAGCTGCTCGCCCGGATCGCCGAGCAGCTGCCCGTGCCCGACGTCGAGCTGGAGGTGTGCGTGCCCTACGACCGGGGCGACCTGGTCCACCGGGTGCACACGACCGGCCAGGTGCTCCAGGAGGAGCACACGGCCGACGGCACCCGGTTGCTGGCACGGGTCCGCCCGCGCCTGGCGGCCGAGCTCGACCGGTACCGGATGAGCCGGACCGCCTGA
- a CDS encoding ATP-dependent DNA helicase, whose translation MSTTARPPTPVSQEPEDEPQDVDGPEAAALLDEVVTALGGQRREGQVRMAAAVTDAIRSRRHLLVQAGTGTGKSMAYLVPAVAHAVHTDQRVVVTTATLALQAQVVERDLPRLAGAITPALHRAPTWELLKGRANYLCRNKLDGGFPSDEGALFDVVAPTGDGAGDAGRLGGEVVRLREWAATTRTGDRDDLDPGVSDRAWRQVSVSARECLGAQRCPVAAECFSEQVRARARQVDVVVTNHAMTAIDAMENSGLLLPEHDVLVVDEAHELADRVTAVATAELSAAVLHSASRRLRRSAGVVSEALDDASVALEAALEDAPPGRLDRWPDALADAVVAVRDAARQALTDLKDASEGAGKEEDPESRGARHLARAAVQEVFSVAERLAADVGRGAQDSFDVAWVSAGSGPASRAPSLHVAPLSVAGLLRERLFTERTVVATSATLTLGGSFDPVAGAFGLKGAKGSKGAEGSATAWTGLDVGSPFDYPRQGILYVARHLPPPGRAGAGEATLDELAALVEAAGGRTLGLFSSRRAAEEAAQALRERVGTPVLCQGEDRLPKLVRAFTQDPATSLFGTLSLWQGVDVPGDSCSLVVIDRIPFPRPDDPLMSARARAVDAAGGNGFLSVSVAHAAVRLAQGAGRLIRASGDKGVVAVLDSRLATARYGGFLRDSLPDFWATTDADTVLAALRRLSG comes from the coding sequence GTGAGCACGACAGCCCGACCCCCCACCCCCGTCTCGCAGGAACCCGAGGACGAGCCTCAGGACGTCGACGGTCCCGAGGCGGCCGCGCTCCTGGACGAGGTGGTCACGGCGCTCGGTGGGCAGCGCCGTGAGGGGCAGGTCCGGATGGCCGCGGCCGTCACCGACGCCATCCGCAGCCGGCGGCACCTGCTCGTCCAGGCCGGCACCGGGACGGGCAAGTCGATGGCCTACCTCGTGCCGGCCGTCGCCCACGCCGTGCACACCGACCAGCGCGTCGTCGTCACCACGGCGACGCTCGCCCTGCAGGCCCAGGTCGTCGAACGGGACCTGCCCCGGCTGGCCGGGGCGATCACCCCGGCGCTGCACCGGGCACCGACGTGGGAGCTGCTCAAGGGCCGGGCGAACTACCTGTGCCGCAACAAGCTCGACGGCGGGTTCCCCAGCGACGAGGGTGCCCTCTTCGACGTCGTCGCCCCCACCGGTGACGGCGCGGGGGACGCGGGCCGGCTGGGGGGCGAGGTCGTCCGCCTGCGCGAGTGGGCGGCCACGACGCGCACGGGGGACCGCGACGACCTCGACCCCGGCGTCAGCGACCGCGCCTGGCGGCAGGTGTCCGTCTCCGCGCGCGAGTGCCTGGGCGCCCAGCGCTGCCCCGTCGCCGCGGAGTGCTTCTCCGAGCAGGTCCGGGCCCGCGCCCGCCAGGTCGACGTCGTCGTCACCAACCACGCCATGACCGCCATCGACGCGATGGAGAACAGCGGTCTGCTGCTGCCCGAGCACGACGTCCTCGTCGTCGACGAGGCCCACGAGCTCGCCGACCGCGTGACGGCCGTCGCGACGGCCGAGCTGTCCGCCGCGGTCCTGCACTCCGCCTCCCGCCGCCTGCGGCGCAGCGCCGGTGTCGTCTCCGAGGCCCTCGACGACGCCTCCGTGGCCCTGGAGGCCGCGCTCGAGGACGCTCCGCCCGGTCGCCTCGACCGCTGGCCGGACGCCCTCGCCGACGCCGTCGTCGCCGTCCGCGACGCCGCCCGTCAGGCCCTGACCGACCTCAAGGACGCCTCCGAGGGGGCCGGCAAGGAGGAGGACCCGGAGTCGCGCGGGGCCCGGCACCTCGCCCGCGCCGCCGTCCAGGAGGTCTTCTCCGTGGCCGAACGGCTCGCCGCCGACGTGGGACGGGGGGCGCAGGACAGCTTCGACGTGGCCTGGGTGAGCGCCGGCTCCGGCCCGGCCTCGCGCGCACCCTCCCTGCACGTCGCCCCGTTGTCCGTCGCCGGGCTGCTGCGTGAACGGCTCTTCACCGAGCGGACCGTCGTCGCGACCTCGGCGACGCTCACCCTCGGGGGGTCCTTCGACCCCGTCGCGGGGGCCTTCGGCCTCAAGGGGGCGAAGGGGTCTAAGGGGGCGGAGGGCTCGGCCACCGCGTGGACGGGCCTCGACGTCGGCAGCCCCTTCGACTACCCGCGGCAGGGGATCCTCTACGTCGCCCGCCACCTGCCCCCGCCCGGGCGGGCAGGGGCCGGCGAGGCGACCCTCGACGAGCTCGCGGCGCTCGTGGAGGCCGCCGGCGGGCGCACCCTCGGGCTGTTCTCCTCGCGCCGGGCCGCGGAGGAGGCTGCGCAGGCGCTGCGCGAGCGGGTCGGCACGCCCGTGCTGTGCCAGGGCGAGGACCGGCTGCCCAAGCTCGTGCGCGCCTTCACGCAGGACCCCGCGACCTCCCTGTTCGGCACCCTGTCGCTGTGGCAGGGCGTGGACGTGCCGGGGGACAGCTGCTCCCTCGTCGTCATCGACCGCATCCCCTTCCCGCGCCCCGACGACCCGCTGATGTCGGCACGGGCCCGCGCCGTCGACGCCGCCGGCGGCAACGGGTTCCTCAGCGTCTCCGTGGCGCACGCCGCCGTCCGCCTCGCCCAGGGCGCGGGCCGGCTGATCCGCGCGAGCGGGGACAAGGGCGTCGTCGCGGTGCTCGACTCGCGGCTGGCCACCGCCCGCTACGGCGGCTTCCTGCGGGACTCCCTGCCGGACTTCTGGGCCACGACCGACGCGGACACCGTCCTGGCCGCCCTGCGGAGGCTGAGCGGGTGA
- a CDS encoding aspartate/glutamate racemase family protein, translating into MATVGFFHSAHAHVRTFSDLLTERDDTVAGRHLVDAGLLTAARTNGPDSVRPALADRLRRLVAEGADVVVCTCSTLGPTAKQVGAEMGLRVVRVDRPMAEAAVLAGRRVAVVASLDEAAATLMPLLHECAATTARTVEFVEVRCTDTWSAFESGDLLTYTTGVAAAVRRAVLSLDPPVDVVVLAQASMLDAAPLLRDLHVPVLTSPRLAIEAAVELVQPVR; encoded by the coding sequence GTGGCCACCGTCGGCTTCTTCCACTCCGCGCACGCCCACGTGCGCACCTTCAGCGATCTCCTGACTGAGCGCGACGACACCGTCGCTGGGCGTCATCTGGTGGACGCCGGTCTGCTGACCGCCGCCCGCACGAACGGGCCCGACAGCGTCCGCCCGGCGCTCGCGGACCGGTTGCGCCGCCTCGTGGCCGAGGGAGCTGACGTCGTCGTCTGCACGTGCTCGACCCTCGGCCCCACGGCCAAGCAGGTCGGTGCCGAGATGGGGTTGCGGGTCGTCCGCGTCGACCGCCCCATGGCCGAGGCCGCCGTGCTCGCCGGCCGGCGGGTGGCGGTCGTGGCCTCCCTCGACGAGGCAGCGGCCACGCTGATGCCGTTGCTGCACGAGTGCGCGGCCACCACCGCCCGGACCGTGGAGTTCGTCGAGGTCCGGTGCACCGACACCTGGTCGGCGTTCGAGTCGGGGGACCTCCTGACCTACACGACGGGGGTGGCCGCCGCGGTGCGACGGGCGGTGCTGTCGCTGGACCCCCCCGTCGACGTCGTCGTGCTGGCCCAGGCGAGCATGCTCGACGCAGCCCCCCTGCTCCGGGACCTGCACGTGCCCGTCCTCACCTCCCCGCGGCTGGCGATCGAGGCAGCGGTCGAGCTGGTGCAGCCCGTCCGCTGA
- the lexA gene encoding transcriptional repressor LexA, with product MADALDGTTDAAGEDAGPLGTVHEFPDAPVVRDGLTHRQRRVLHAIKECVDQRGYPPSMREIGQAVGLTSPSSVAHQVKTLEKMGYLRKDPRRPRTLEVVTPAPQFGWGLVSAVDGTPDEGRPAPTYVPLVGRIAAGGPILAEQLVEEVFPLPAQLIGAGEHFMLRVVGESMIDAAICDGDWVVVRQQPTAENGDVVAAMIDGEATVKVLQRKDGHVRLMPRNPLFDPIDGDEATVLGKVTAVLRSL from the coding sequence GTGGCCGACGCGCTGGACGGGACGACGGACGCAGCGGGCGAGGACGCCGGCCCCCTCGGCACGGTCCACGAGTTCCCGGACGCCCCGGTGGTCCGCGACGGCCTCACCCACCGCCAGCGGCGCGTGCTGCACGCCATCAAGGAGTGCGTCGACCAGCGGGGGTACCCGCCGAGCATGCGCGAGATCGGGCAGGCCGTGGGGCTGACGAGCCCGAGCAGCGTGGCCCACCAGGTGAAGACCCTCGAGAAGATGGGCTACCTGCGCAAGGACCCGCGCCGCCCGCGCACCCTCGAGGTCGTGACCCCGGCCCCGCAGTTCGGCTGGGGGCTCGTCTCCGCGGTGGACGGCACCCCCGACGAGGGTCGGCCCGCACCGACCTACGTCCCGCTCGTCGGCCGGATCGCCGCCGGTGGCCCGATCCTGGCCGAGCAGCTGGTCGAGGAGGTCTTCCCGCTGCCCGCGCAGCTCATCGGTGCGGGTGAGCACTTCATGCTCCGCGTCGTGGGCGAGTCGATGATCGACGCCGCCATCTGCGACGGCGACTGGGTCGTGGTGCGCCAGCAGCCGACGGCCGAGAACGGTGACGTGGTGGCCGCCATGATCGACGGCGAAGCGACGGTGAAGGTCCTGCAGCGCAAGGACGGGCACGTCAGGCTGATGCCGCGCAACCCGTTGTTCGACCCCATCGACGGGGACGAGGCCACGGTCCTCGGCAAGGTCACCGCGGTCCTGCGCAGCCTCTGA
- a CDS encoding SpoIIE family protein phosphatase, translating into MRPLSALDFQRVFDETPAPLLLLTPDFVIVRANRARLEVTATTLEATVGRGLFEVFPMNPDDPAADGLVNLRDSLTLTRQTRLPQTMAVQKYDIPMPGGTYEERFWSPRNVPILDEDGEVVLLLHRSDDITDYVHSRDAAQASAELSERLRERAERVEHDLFARTRELEQLVAHLGRATARAELLAGVTSELTSTLDGERAVGRLARLVVPLLADWCVVSLVTDDRRSGHRAGARALRDVGSWHAEGAVRPVLAEYAATRLQVLHPGSLLDQALGTGQPQVQPARALEYLRSVLEPGRARDLVTELAPESLLILPLRARGRTLGALTLANGATRSPITAEETATATDIAGRAGLALDNARLYRRQRELAEALQRSLLTEPAQPDHLQVAVRYTPAAETAQVGGDWYDSFVQPCGSTILTVGDVLGHDTEAAAAMAQVRSLLRGIAVAADAGPAAVLTGVDRAMVALQVGTTATAVVARLEQTEQEARRGVQRLVWSNAGHPPPVLITPRAEVSWLQAPAAELLLGVLPEVPRGESVAELEAGSTVLFYTDGLVERRGEVLDDGLARLHGTLDELASRSLTLDDLCEAVLQRMLPQRPEDDVALLAVRLHPHGGRRGQDTPVRTPV; encoded by the coding sequence TTGAGACCGCTGTCCGCGCTGGACTTCCAGCGCGTCTTCGACGAGACACCGGCCCCGCTGCTGCTGCTGACGCCGGACTTCGTCATCGTGCGGGCCAACCGGGCCCGGCTCGAGGTCACCGCCACCACCCTGGAGGCCACCGTCGGGCGCGGGTTGTTCGAGGTGTTCCCCATGAACCCCGACGACCCGGCCGCTGACGGGCTGGTGAACCTGCGCGACTCGTTGACCTTGACCCGTCAGACTCGTCTACCGCAGACGATGGCCGTGCAGAAGTACGACATCCCGATGCCCGGCGGCACCTACGAGGAGCGGTTCTGGAGCCCGCGCAACGTCCCGATCCTCGACGAGGACGGCGAGGTCGTGCTGCTGCTGCACCGCTCCGACGACATCACCGACTACGTCCACAGCCGCGACGCCGCCCAGGCCTCGGCCGAGCTGAGCGAACGCCTGCGCGAGCGGGCCGAACGCGTCGAGCACGACCTGTTCGCCCGCACCCGCGAGCTGGAGCAGCTGGTGGCCCACCTGGGCCGGGCGACCGCCCGCGCCGAACTGCTGGCCGGTGTCACCAGCGAGCTGACCAGCACCCTGGACGGCGAGCGGGCCGTCGGCCGCCTGGCGCGGCTGGTGGTCCCCCTGCTCGCGGACTGGTGCGTCGTCAGCCTGGTCACCGACGATCGGCGCAGTGGTCACCGGGCCGGCGCGCGGGCCCTGCGCGACGTCGGCAGCTGGCACGCCGAGGGGGCGGTGCGACCGGTGCTGGCCGAGTACGCCGCCACCCGCCTGCAGGTGCTGCATCCGGGGTCGCTGCTGGACCAGGCCCTGGGCACCGGCCAGCCGCAGGTCCAGCCGGCCCGGGCCCTGGAGTACCTGCGCTCGGTCCTGGAGCCGGGCCGGGCCCGGGACCTGGTCACCGAGCTGGCGCCGGAGTCGCTGCTGATCCTGCCGTTGCGCGCCCGCGGGCGGACCCTGGGCGCGCTCACGCTGGCCAACGGCGCGACCCGCAGCCCGATCACCGCCGAGGAGACCGCCACCGCGACCGACATCGCCGGGCGGGCCGGGCTGGCCCTGGACAACGCCCGCCTGTACCGCCGGCAGCGTGAGCTGGCCGAGGCGCTGCAGCGGTCGCTGCTCACCGAGCCCGCCCAGCCGGACCACCTGCAGGTCGCGGTGCGCTACACCCCGGCCGCGGAGACCGCGCAGGTCGGCGGGGACTGGTACGACTCCTTCGTCCAGCCGTGCGGGTCGACGATCTTGACCGTCGGCGACGTGCTGGGGCACGACACCGAGGCGGCGGCGGCCATGGCCCAGGTCCGCTCGCTGCTGCGCGGGATCGCCGTGGCCGCCGACGCCGGGCCGGCCGCCGTCCTGACCGGGGTGGACCGGGCGATGGTCGCCCTGCAGGTGGGGACGACCGCGACGGCGGTGGTGGCACGGCTGGAGCAGACTGAGCAGGAGGCCCGGCGCGGGGTGCAGCGGCTGGTGTGGTCCAACGCCGGGCATCCCCCGCCGGTCCTGATCACGCCGCGGGCGGAGGTGTCCTGGTTGCAGGCCCCGGCTGCCGAGCTGCTGCTGGGGGTGCTGCCCGAGGTGCCCCGCGGGGAGAGCGTGGCCGAGCTGGAGGCGGGCTCGACCGTGCTGTTCTACACCGACGGCCTCGTCGAGCGGCGCGGTGAGGTGCTCGACGACGGCTTGGCCCGCCTCCACGGGACCTTGGACGAGCTCGCCTCCCGCAGCCTGACCCTGGACGACCTGTGCGAGGCGGTCCTGCAGCGGATGCTGCCGCAACGGCCGGAGGACGACGTCGCGTTGCTGGCGGTGCGCCTGCACCCCCACGGTGGACGCCGTGGGCAGGACACGCCGGTTCGAACACCTGTTTGA
- a CDS encoding putative immunity protein — translation MPLFEHAHPEDTRLREGISGALRFAAGQLSIGAARTLAFGCHAAARRSADEAARAVARACGHAVAVADVGGHARNVPTDVLEALRADGAPAQTSPWKTPGDDAASPRPWCPTSTRPESSPRALVPSTRPAEVESPEPGPCETT, via the coding sequence CTGCCGCTCTTCGAGCACGCCCACCCCGAGGACACCCGCCTGCGAGAAGGCATCTCCGGAGCCTTGCGCTTCGCCGCGGGCCAGCTGTCCATCGGCGCTGCCCGCACCCTGGCCTTCGGCTGCCACGCCGCCGCCCGCCGGAGCGCCGACGAGGCCGCCCGGGCCGTGGCGCGAGCGTGTGGCCACGCCGTGGCCGTGGCAGACGTGGGTGGGCACGCCCGCAACGTGCCCACCGACGTGCTCGAGGCCCTGCGCGCAGACGGTGCGCCGGCACAGACCTCGCCGTGGAAGACGCCTGGCGACGACGCCGCGTCCCCGCGACCCTGGTGCCCCACGTCTACCCGACCTGAGAGCTCCCCCCGCGCTCTCGTCCCGTCGACGCGACCGGCGGAGGTCGAGTCCCCGGAGCCGGGACCTTGCGAGACCACCTGA
- a CDS encoding LysM peptidoglycan-binding domain-containing protein — MSTTALVLSFAAPAPFPGAGARTRRAERRAARHEQRRLVRHALPGVHRVRPVRRARPGRAPHGPLRLTRRGRLLVTCTAVTALTGAVVAVTGAYTGAAAGAEQAPAPVVLTVAPGQTLSSLAAQWAPGEDWRDVAGEIVDLNGLPSMALQAGQRLTMPDRPHRS, encoded by the coding sequence GTGAGCACCACCGCCCTCGTCCTCTCCTTCGCCGCCCCCGCCCCGTTCCCCGGTGCGGGCGCCCGCACCCGCCGCGCCGAGCGCCGGGCCGCCCGTCACGAGCAGCGTCGGCTCGTGCGCCACGCCCTGCCCGGCGTCCACCGGGTCCGGCCGGTGCGGCGGGCCCGGCCCGGCCGCGCCCCCCACGGGCCCCTGCGGCTGACGCGCCGCGGACGTCTCCTGGTCACGTGCACCGCGGTCACGGCCCTCACCGGTGCCGTCGTGGCCGTCACCGGGGCCTACACCGGTGCCGCGGCCGGTGCGGAGCAGGCCCCGGCGCCCGTCGTCCTGACGGTCGCACCGGGTCAGACCCTGTCCTCCCTGGCGGCGCAGTGGGCCCCCGGGGAGGACTGGCGCGACGTCGCCGGCGAGATCGTCGACCTCAACGGTCTCCCGTCGATGGCCCTGCAGGCCGGCCAGCGCCTGACGATGCCCGACCGGCCCCACCGGTCCTGA
- the nrdR gene encoding transcriptional regulator NrdR, with protein MHCPFCRHEDSRVVDSRTTDDGSSIRRRRQCPNCSKRFTTVETASLTVLKRSGAPEPFSRAKIASGVRKACQGRPVSEDDIALLAHRVEEAVRAQGAAEIDAHQVGLATLPFLQELDEVAYLRFASVYQAFDSLADFEKAIDRLRAEREAGLHDVDAADPRPVPAGG; from the coding sequence GTGCACTGCCCGTTCTGCCGGCACGAGGACTCACGTGTCGTGGACTCGCGCACGACCGACGACGGCAGTTCCATCCGGCGACGGCGCCAGTGCCCGAACTGCTCCAAGCGGTTCACCACGGTCGAGACGGCCAGCCTGACCGTGCTCAAGCGCTCCGGGGCTCCAGAACCCTTCAGCCGGGCCAAGATCGCCTCGGGCGTGCGCAAGGCCTGCCAGGGCCGTCCCGTGAGCGAGGACGACATCGCACTGCTCGCCCACCGCGTCGAGGAGGCCGTCCGGGCCCAGGGCGCCGCGGAGATCGACGCCCACCAGGTGGGTCTGGCCACGTTGCCGTTCCTGCAGGAGCTCGACGAGGTGGCCTACCTCCGCTTCGCCTCCGTCTACCAGGCCTTCGACTCCCTGGCCGACTTCGAGAAGGCGATCGACCGCCTCCGCGCCGAGCGCGAAGCCGGTCTGCACGACGTCGACGCCGCGGACCCACGACCGGTCCCGGCCGGCGGCTGA
- a CDS encoding proteasome assembly chaperone family protein, giving the protein MLDPASLYTYEGERPALVEPPLVVALSGFIDAGGAVRQTVEHLLSTCRHEVVATFDVDQLHDYRARRPTMTFGGQNWLDVEAPQLRLLRVVDDEGSSLLLLSGPEPDVQWERFCAAVWRVVDELGVGLVTVLSAAPTAVPHTRPSGVTASASRPELLEGYRTWDVEAQVPGHASALLHLRGAQADRDVISVLAHVPHYLAGSDYPDAAAVLVRTLSGSTGVAVDVEALQEAAAATRVEVDRQVSESPEAAAVVTALEEQYDTSGDEGRGTGAASAFLPTADEIAEEFERFLAKREEDPGPE; this is encoded by the coding sequence ATGCTGGATCCGGCCTCCCTCTACACCTACGAGGGTGAGCGTCCCGCCCTCGTCGAACCCCCGCTGGTCGTCGCCCTCTCGGGGTTCATCGACGCCGGGGGGGCTGTGCGCCAGACGGTCGAGCACCTCCTGTCCACCTGTCGTCACGAGGTGGTCGCCACCTTCGACGTCGACCAGCTCCACGACTACCGCGCGCGCCGGCCCACGATGACCTTCGGCGGGCAGAACTGGCTGGACGTGGAGGCGCCGCAGCTGCGCCTGCTGCGCGTCGTCGACGACGAGGGGTCCTCCCTCCTGCTGCTGTCCGGCCCGGAGCCGGACGTGCAGTGGGAGCGCTTCTGCGCCGCCGTGTGGCGGGTCGTCGACGAGCTCGGCGTGGGCCTGGTGACCGTCCTGTCCGCCGCGCCCACCGCGGTGCCGCACACGCGCCCGTCGGGGGTCACGGCCAGCGCGAGCCGCCCCGAGCTGCTGGAGGGGTACCGCACGTGGGACGTCGAGGCCCAGGTCCCCGGCCACGCCAGCGCGCTGCTGCACCTGCGCGGGGCGCAGGCGGACCGGGACGTCATCTCCGTCCTGGCGCACGTCCCGCACTACCTCGCCGGCAGCGACTACCCGGACGCGGCAGCGGTGCTGGTGCGCACCCTGTCGGGGTCCACGGGCGTCGCGGTGGACGTGGAGGCGCTGCAGGAGGCCGCCGCCGCCACGCGCGTCGAGGTGGACCGCCAGGTGTCCGAGTCCCCCGAGGCGGCGGCCGTCGTCACGGCCCTGGAGGAGCAGTACGACACCTCCGGCGACGAGGGGCGCGGCACGGGTGCCGCCAGCGCGTTCCTGCCCACTGCCGACGAGATCGCCGAGGAGTTCGAGCGGTTCCTGGCCAAGCGCGAGGAGGACCCCGGCCCGGAGTGA